From the genome of Dermacentor andersoni chromosome 3, qqDerAnde1_hic_scaffold, whole genome shotgun sequence:
aagggggagccaGAATTACTTGTGTACATCCATTACTTCCTTACATCTATCATTGCATGTGCAGCAATATCAGCTCCGTGTGGATTTTGCAAGGGGAATTTCACTTACTTCCTCGCATTCGTTATTTCGTCATATGTAGTTTCGTTATTTGCCAGTGAATCTCGCATGTATCCTTTGAGGTTGATAACGAGGGTTAGCCCCCTCTGCACTGCAATATCATCCCTACGAATAAGCAACAATGATATCACTCCTTCGAGGAAGCTCGCATAGAAGCACTCCCTACAGACGCATTAGGTAACCAAGTTGCAGTGGTGAAGCAATCTTTCACAAATCTATTTTCATACATATGGTGAGAAAAGGTGAATTACTAGCAGAAAAGAAATTGAAGCAGACTTTCTCTTTTAAACTTCGCGCGGGAATTTCACGGCCGATATGTCATTTCGACGCCAATGTCTCGTACTTTGCACTTTGCAGTAGTTTCTCGTATTTCGGTCGCTTTCTCCCACGAAAACTCGTCAAAGCTCTCTGTTTATTCTAGATGGTTCTTTTACAATGCAATGAAGGGGATTTTTATGGATAGCCGCCATCCTCCGCCTATGTTTATGCCCCGGCCCTGCGGGACATAAAAATCGAATAACAGGTCACCTCTTCCAGTGGTCTCCAATCACCCCCGTCTCGTGCCATTGGAACTCgtcttatgcctgcaaattttgcAATTTGATCCCACTACCTAATTGTCCGTCGTCTTCGACTGCACTTTCCTTCTCCTGGAATGTATTTTGCAACTCTAATAACTCACCGGTTATCTGCCTTGCGCCCTGTAAGGCCTGCTGAATTCCATTTCTTGCACCTAATGTCAACTCCGCTATCAGCTACGTGCCCCCGCTTGCTCTCGAAACttctcgaaacttgccaagctTGATTCGTAGCCGATATTTACCAAAACAATTAACTAGGCCCACGCACACATTGGCAATCACCCATGACGTCATGGAATCGTGATGGTGCGCAAGCTTAAAAGCGGCGTCGCCACCCGCGCTTAATTGTCTGTTTTCTCGTCTATCGATCCCTCTCTCGCGAGAAGGATAGCTTACTAGTACGGCTAAGATAACCTATTTTAATGTCTCTTCCTAATGTCGCTAATCCACGTCGGGAGGCGTGCGCCGGCGTCAACGCGCCTTGTGCGTCCTCCATTTGCATGCGTGACTCGTCTTGCTCGCTGCAGGATACGCGGACGCGCTCGCCGACCTGGTCGCCGAGGCGGCCCTGGAGCTCGGCAGCCCTCGCCGCCTGCTGGCCGACGAGCAGAGCGATGACGACTCgctcgacgacgacgacatgaaggTATGCCGTACGCCGCGGTCGACGCACTACCCGAGCAACTATTTTCGAGAAGCGCGATGAGACGAGCACGAGAAGGGAACCACGACAGGAATATAACGCTGACTGTCGACTGCATTGGAAGAAGCACCGGGCATACAGTTTAGTTGGCAGTCGGCGCTATATGGTCCTGTTGTACTCGTTATATTTCGTCCCAGCGCGCTGCTTCAACAGACCTTCAAGCTGAagcaacaaagaagaaaaaaaaaacattcaagtTGCTCCTGAACAGGGGCTTCACTTCGCGGTTCGTGTCACTGGTGGTACCGCACCTGTCGGCACCGTTTGCTGCCGTTCCGTACAGAGCAGGAAAACGTAAGGAGCGTTTCACGGCACTTGCGGGAGTACAGGAGAGCGAGTAACGGAGCTAACAGGGCGAAGGGTAGAATTCGTGTTTATCGCTTCGCGCTGGTCGCAACCTTGTTGGTCAGTGACGGCACTTATAACTGATATGCTGCGAGTTTACCTTGCCATACGGTTCTCAGTCAAATCCTTGATGCAGTCAATACAAACAAGTAAGCACAGCGCTTACTGCCAGCTGACTCGATCTTTTTCGGTAACAAgggattgtctttttttttttcagtataacTTACAACAACAGGACACACAATAATACTGATAGTGTTTGCATTTGTTATCCTTTCTTAACTTGTTGTTGTACCTTTTCCCTTCGCAGGACAGTGCATACTGCATAATACTCATTTATACCCATTTTATGCCGTAAATCGGCTGGATATAATAAAATAATGGCACCGCTCTATGCCACTTTCATCCCTGCGATCATCTATACCACACTTTTAATAAGCTATATGgattgcctttttttctttccttttgcgcTTTTTGAACAGTTGTCACTAACAgcaataattcattttttttcctgattGCTAGTGCTCTGTTGCAACGACGTCGTCTTCAGGCTAAATCTTCTTGGACAGATCAGCAAACTTAAATGCCCGGAAATTCTAGTGCTTTCTCTTCTTTTGCTTAAGTCCCACATATATAACGTTAAATATGTTGTAGCAGTTTGTTTCTGTAGGTTAATTATAAAAGTGTAAAAAAGCGCAGATTTGCCAATTCCATGCGACTAGGGCTATCTGTGTCGCCAAGCCATGCAGTTTATATTGCATGAAGTAAATGAAGGCGGTCATTGCTCCACCTAGAGAGAAGCTGTGGCCCTTCTGCTCGAGCCACCTCACAACTCTCTCGAGAGCATTTATAATGGTGATAGTTCATGTGAAGATGAAGTTCCAGCGGAGATGCTATAGGCGCCGATGGACGAGTGAACGTTTGTGAAACTTCAAGCAGAACAACTAAAACAAAAGTAAAGTCAGTTCCGCGCAGTAAAAGCTGCCAAAACAGCGAAGCGGACCGTCGTTTTCTGAAGTTTGAACTCGTGTTcagcgcgattttcatgaaagcCTTTTATCTCGTTGTCGccgttttgctagattcgagctccggttccggattgcgcacactcttcagatgcctgaggttgtgatcaaaccacagtctatcacacacccTGTAGCTGTGGCCACACTTagggtcgaggaattctctcttgaaccgtccatcggcaccctccaTGGGAGGAATttctctgcgtcgacgtctctgctcggcctcctactctcggAGTGGGGCGTtagcttccctccgctggcgctttgcttgcgcttctcgctctcgaagctcgggatttgcgcgacgtcggcgctgccgctcgcgccgaaCGGAATCCGCGGGGCGAAAGGGCgcgcgccggcgaaacacctgctcctatacccctaTCCTCCCCCTGCCTCGGCGCAcgctgtgccccccccccccccctgcgtgacaccagacgccggacggcgaaggctcgacttagaacagctccgctgttaaaaggcAAGTCACGTGAAAGAAAGCTCTCGTAGAGGAGCAGCCCGACTTTAAGAGATCATCCCAGCGATGAGAGACGATTATTCATCCGAGCATGGTGACGGACCGGCACGTACGCTTTATTGAATAATCGTAATTGTGGGGTTTACAATCAAATGACAAGAGATGCACAGCAGCCGCACGTACGAAAGAAGGGAAAACTGCTAGGGGCCAGCAGTCGGTTGGAGTACCGACAGATGCGCTATTCGTTCGTAACGAGCACCATTCCCAGCACGAATATGCATGCAGCGTCTGTGGGTGACAGATGCTTTTTTTGCGTGCAGGGGCACGCGGGAACAAGCGGAACGAACGGAGCAGGATGCGAACGGTTCGCTTTACTAACCTTTATAATATCCCTCCCCCACCCCACTTTATTCTTGTCGCACGTGCTTGCCGCCAGTGTTCATTTCGGtgattttacgtgccgaaatcacgatctgattatgaggcacattaATTTTTAccctctggggttctttaacatgcaataTAAATACATGAGCGTCTTTCAGCCAGTAGTCATGCGCCTCTTCACAAACCGCAGCCTCTCCGCGGGCCATGGCGACAGATGGTGACGGAATCGACATAAGCGCTTGCTCTAAACGCAATTAAACGCACTAAACGATTGCAGTATACAGCAGGCGATGCAAGTGGGCGCACTATGCCTTTTCAGACTACAACGGTCGCTAATAagtggaggaaatgcttgcatttttatttatttttgtccattaGGTGAATGGTAGGAATTGGTTCCTCATCTGACGTTCCAGTGAGCAGACAGTGTATTGGCCTCGAGGACATACCGTGGCGTCATGTGCCGGAACCTCTCCGTGACGTAGAAAGTGACATTGCGTGATACCGGCTGCGAAGTGTTCGGCATTTCCAGCGGCTCAGCCGCGCTCACTTCTGAGTATTTACCAGTTGTGTGTGTCTTGGCCGCAAAGCAACCTAGCGCGCACATCGCCGTCATGTAGGGCAGCAAATGCGTTTAGCGAGAGAGCAGCCTGATGCTTTTATATTGCTTATTCAGTTCGCATGATCTTTCATAAAAGTAGTTTTCTTGAAGTAAGTAAAAGTGCGCAGTTTTGACACAATagcaatgctgttcacagcgttcGTCTCGGGCATGCAGTGAGGCTTGCCACTTTTGTCAGAATTATTGCGGGACGAAGATTTATCGCCTGTCTATTAGGGTACGTTGAACTTCAACCGCTTACATCTTTATCTTCATAAGCCGCACTTCTCCGGTGTGAGCGCGTGAAAGTCGCATGCGTTTCTGCGCAGGATACATTGACTGATGTTACATCATGGTATGCACGCTACAAGCACGTTGTGCGTCGCTTGCTCGACCCTTACGATCACGATATTATTTCGTTTTCAGTGCCTTTATCAGCCAAGCATCTCGCTGCCGCTTCGTTTTGGGGCACGCGGGAAGACTCACATCGGGCTCGATCGAATACATGAGCCACTGAGCGGTAAACCACAGATGCTAAAAGAGTGGGCAACTAAATTTCTGCCTCGGGGATGACACACATTATCCACAGCCGCACAATCGAGGCTTAGCTCGCCCAGCCAGGGAGCTGCGTTGGCTGCGGTAAAGGCGGGAACGCGAGTCACGCGATGTCACTTCCTACGTCAGAGCGATAGCAGCGCCAGTCTCTCCAGTGGTGGACCTCGAGCTCAATATACACATGTGCAGCACTGTTTTCTTAGTAAACACCCAACAAAAAGCGCTGAAAGGTACGCCAATCGGTTTCTTAAGGTATTTAATGTACGCTTTTAATAACGGTGAGTTCAATTATTATAATAAAAAATTGGCGCGGCATTCATCTCTTGGAGATGACTTGGAGACGTTTAGTGCCATTTCCAATGTATCATTTTATGTGTGTGCAAATGGGGATTCCATGCATATGTTATGATTAttatgaagagcggcacatacccagtgacccagttgTCGTGAAATGAAAATGGTTATAGATCGGGACATCGATATCCTAGGCATCCCAAGAAGGCTTATCAAATTAAAGAGGTTTATGTTAAGGACGCTTCTGTTCTGAAAATCAATGAGCCATATGGAAATCAGcgccgtgtttttcttttccccttcttttttGCAAGGTCTATGTCGGAGATGTGTAATCGTGTCTATCAAACATGTAGCCCAAATCTGCACCTTGCTTATGAAGGATATGCTGCACATTCATTTTGCAATAGTAGTGGTGgactttcgtgaatattttagTTCGTAGCTTTTGACAAAAAAAAGGCCGGAGTGATCATATGCGAACCGAAAACGAGCCCGTTCGGTGTAAAATGCAGTGATGGATCGGCATTGGATGCTACGGCGTACAGTGCACCAAGTAGCTGTTCGACTGACTAAAATTCGTAACACTGGTTACATGCTGGCATCAAGATTGGTCGTGCGTTGTTCCAGCATTGGCTGCAACGATAGGCCACACTTTAGTCAAATACCCCCGTCGGGGCTCACGTCGATGccagcttttctttttaatatagtTCTAAGCTTCACTCAAATATTTGTGCGGGACTGGGATGTGTGTCGATAAAAGTGCATGCATAGTCTTACAGGAAAAGGGggaggaaagaaataaagaaggcagtgatgttaaccagaaatgcgtctggttggctaccctacactggggaacgggaaagagggaatagaaagatgagacaGAGAGAGGACGGGGAAGGAAAGACGGCGgtgtctaatacccctgtcacacgggcacccgcgaactccgttgAACTCCTTCGTCTTTACGCCAATGGAGTTGCGCTCCGTGTCACACGGTCTCCCTTGCGCCAAGGAAGTTAAATGGAGAGTTTGGGCGAAGGGAGTTCGGCAATGACCATTACGGTTGGATGGAGTACTCTCGTTCACAGGCAGCTacagttctgcagaaaactacgctagtaaaatcgtcgtaactggttcatttacaaattttagcattattattttttttgccttgggatatatgccacataatggaagttttaatttgtttttaagggcaTCAGCACCTGTACTCTCTACACCAATACTTCGCCACGCTGCATCGGGAAACGTCgttccgccattttgtttgtttttatatgcACGGGAGCCGCACGTATCGTTCAAGCCGTACGGGTAAAATTCTCCGGGTGACACGCACCATGAGCGATCCCGGCGCACCGcgaacacacagacacgcgcgaTTACACAGCGGAATCACAACTCGAAGCGCACCGACCCAACAACGTGACCCGCTCTGCCCACGCACGAAAGCAAGAGCGCAGTGTGGCCAGCATCGCTTGCAACTTCGCtatgcttggaaaacaaaagTCTTGCGGTAACGTACCGCAAAGTTTCTCGCTGTGATTTTATATTATTAcatactgcgttaaaaaaatgcacGTAGATTACTTTAACGGCGACCGTATATGTGAACAGTTGCACGCGgaagtaagcgcagcagcgccgtttGTACCCCGTGCGGCGCCCCTCGAAAGCTCACGCTGTGCCGTGTAGCACAGCCGCAACTCCATTGCCGTCAATCTCCGTTAGGGAGTTTCATGCTcaacggagttcgcgggtgcccgtgtgacaggggtattagagtTGGCAAAGTATTGAGGAGGCATGCAGAGCATTATTGTTTCAGCTTGCCGCTGCATACTGTGCCCGCGGGATGAGATAGTGTCTCGAGATTTATCATCAAATCGTCACGTTCGTTTTGCGCCGCAGCGCTCGGTGACCCTTAATTTGCGTTACCTGCGCTAAGTAAAACGGGACACGAAGAGGAAGCAGGAACCACGGTCACCAGGAACGCCGGTACGGCGCTCGGTGCGCATCGCGGTGTCTCCTCCCTGCGTCGTGTCCCGTTCTGCGCAGGTGGCACGGATAGAGGTGATCGATCGACCAAGCCCGCTGCACGTATAACAGCGTCTAACTTCGTTGTCGTCCCGCATCTCTGCGTGACGCGTGAACAACGCGCTCTTCCTGCAGATCGACGAGGAGCCGCCACACGCCGACGCCGAGGTGACCATCCGGCGCCTCGAGGAGCTGGTGCAGCAGGGCGAGAGGATGCTGGCGGACCTGCAGGCCACCATGATGGAGACGCTGGCCGCCGCTCGCCGGCCGCGGCTGTCGGCGTACCGTCGCTTCATGTCCCGCCCGTCACAGTAGCGACGGCGGCGTGGCGCTGCTGACTCGCAGGAAACGTCCCTGCTCGTCTCTGTTTTCCCCAATAAAATAACCCTGTTGGTCTTCCGAAGGACTCTTTGCTGGCCTCGCCGGGTTTCGATTGACACTcgctgcggcctggctgttctctGCCGAACAGGGAGGAGTGTACGCGCGCCACGTACCCAGGATCTCTTTTTTTTCGGGGTGAATAATTCCTACCGTCTGCCATAAAGACGCATAAGcccgcaaaaaagaaatgaaataaggtgcatgTCACAGGTATGCacgcctgtgagatgcacctctacGTTACTTGACAAccgcatcaaatggactcgcgcaggaaagaagcgcaggaaggaCACCGCCAACAACAACTAAACAAGCGTG
Proteins encoded in this window:
- the LOC126524478 gene encoding uncharacterized protein; translation: MSDSDNSDTGFPPAEPTELQFAAGEGVEGVEAVVLDFDSTITCEEPDSEQGYADALADLVAEAALELGSPRRLLADEQSDDDSLDDDDMKIDEEPPHADAEVTIRRLEELVQQGERMLADLQATMMETLAAARRPRLSAYRRFMSRPSQ